GAACAAAAAGAAAGTTGAATCGATTGATATGGCAACCGCTAAAATCCCTATTCATCTTAATGCCGAAACACCAAAAGAAAATATCTTAATTGTCGATAGTCGTGATGAAAACGAGTTTAAACAAGGTCATTGGCCACAGAGTATCAATATTATGCAGGGTGGCGAAGCATCCTCTTTTGAAACATGGTTAGGTACTATAATCCAACCAAATGAGGAATTTCATCTGGTTGTTGATTCTCCAAAAAGTGTAAAGACCATCGCCCGGCGGGTGGCGAAGATAGGGTTTGAAAATCAGCTTAAGGCGATAATTACCCTTTCGAAGAAAAGCTTTGTCGAAAACGAGCGATTGGATTTCAAGCATTTTGTGCAAAATCTGGATAATTACACCATTGTCGATGTCAGAAATACGGATGAAGTAAGAAAAAAGAAAATTTTTGACGGTGCCCTGAACCAACCCCTACACGAACTAAGGGATTCAATTCAGGACATTCCTAACGACAAACCCATTATTGTCCATTGTGGCAGTGGATATAGAAGCGCGATCGGAAGCAGCATACTTTCAAATGAATTGCAAGACGTAAAAGTATATGACCTAGGGGAAGTTATTGAGAAATTCAAATAACCAAGAAGCTAAGTTTTTAATGGGCAGAAGATGTAAGACAAAATTTTAAATGGCCATGGGAAGACGTTTTTTTACAGGTTTAATCATTTCACTCTTAGTATTGGCAACTACAAATGCGCAGACCGTCGATTCGCTACCGCCGATATCGGCCTCCAAATCCTATTCCAACTATAGCAATGTCATTGGCTGGAAAAATGGAAGGACCCCTAAAGCCCCGCCAGGTTTTACCGTTACAAAATATGCTGACGGTTTTGAGAATCCAAGGTGGATATACGTTACACCGAATGGCGATGTACTTGTGGCGCAAAGCAATTCGAATTATCCTCTTTGGAAAAAAATCGGGGCATGGTTCATCGGGGCATCAAAGTCGAAAAGCTTTAAGAACAGTGCCGACTTGATAACCTTGCTCCGCGATGTAGACAAGGATGGGTCTCCCGATGAACGCGCCGTATTTCTCGAAAAGGAACTCGATCAACCCTTCGGAATGCTTGTGCTGGATGATTGGTTCTATGTGGCCAATACCAACGGATTGCTACGTTTTCCTTACAAGCCCGGTCAATTGCAACTATCGGGAAGAGCGGAAAAAATTACCATCTTGCCCGCAGGAAAGGCCAATCGACATTGGACACGCAATATAATTGCCAACATGGACGGTTCAAAAATATACATAGCGGTCGGTAGTGGCTCAAATGTCGGGGAGAAAGGGGCCGAGGCCGAATTCATGAAGGCGGCCATTCTGGAGATCGACCTCGATGGTTCCGTATTAAGGGTCTTTGCTTCCGGATTAAGAAACGCCGTGGGTATGGATTGGAACCCCATTACCTGAGACTTGTGGACGGCGGTCAACGAACGCGACGGATTGGGCAACAACCTCGTACCAGATTATTTGACCAGTGTCCGCGAAAACGGATTTTATGGTTGGCCCTATGTGTACTATGGGCAAAATGAAGATCCAAGGGTAAAATGGGTGCCTTCGGCCCAAGTGGAGAATACACTGCTGCCCGATGTGAACGTTGGCTCCCATACGGCATCTTTGGGATTGACGTTCTACACGGGCGATTCCTTTCCTGACAAGTATCGGAACGGTGCCTTTGTCGTGCAGCATGGTTCTTGGAACAGACAGGTTTTATCAGGTTATAAAGTGGTTTTCGTGCCATTCATGAATGGAGGGCAAACTGGAAAACCCGAAGACTTTTTAACCGGTTTTATTGTTGACGGCAAAAAGGATGAGGTCTATGGCCGACCCGTGGGTGCCGCCATACTACCCGATGGATCGCTGTTGATAACCGATGATGTGACCAATACCATCTGGAGAATCAGTTGGGACGGTAAACGCGGTATGTGAGCGATTCTCA
This window of the Maribacter cobaltidurans genome carries:
- a CDS encoding PQQ-dependent sugar dehydrogenase; its protein translation is MGRRFFTGLIISLLVLATTNAQTVDSLPPISASKSYSNYSNVIGWKNGRTPKAPPGFTVTKYADGFENPRWIYVTPNGDVLVAQSNSNYPLWKKIGAWFIGASKSKSFKNSADLITLLRDVDKDGSPDERAVFLEKELDQPFGMLVLDDWFYVANTNGLLRFPYKPGQLQLSGRAEKITILPAGKANRHWTRNIIANMDGSKIYIAVGSGSNVGEKGAEAEFMKAAILEIDLDGSVLRVFASGLRNAVGMDWNPIT
- a CDS encoding PQQ-dependent sugar dehydrogenase, whose protein sequence is MWTAVNERDGLGNNLVPDYLTSVRENGFYGWPYVYYGQNEDPRVKWVPSAQVENTLLPDVNVGSHTASLGLTFYTGDSFPDKYRNGAFVVQHGSWNRQVLSGYKVVFVPFMNGGQTGKPEDFLTGFIVDGKKDEVYGRPVGAAILPDGSLLITDDVTNTIWRISWDGKRGM